In Helianthus annuus cultivar XRQ/B chromosome 9, HanXRQr2.0-SUNRISE, whole genome shotgun sequence, the following are encoded in one genomic region:
- the LOC110874791 gene encoding transcription factor HEC2 translates to MEMMMELDKLPDPFSHPFQDLPDSSLMDLNFSGGNHTTNHRTTPPLPQNPNPIYPSPEQQFANPSPQFAVSHDHFPRPSWLHQKPDSVEAMREMIFRMAALQPVQIDPESVKPPKRRNVKISKDPQSVAARHRRERISERIRILQRLVPGGTKMDTASMLDEAVHYMKFLKKQVESLEQAVVASGGGRGNMRTTAMNNNNIVGFCPTNITNINHHNYVFRACGESAGHMVGSMELLK, encoded by the coding sequence ATGGAGATGATGATGGAGCTTGATAAGCTACCCGACCCGTTTTCCCACCCATTCCAAGATCTTCCCGATTCATCACTCATGGATTTAAACTTCTCCGGCGGTAATCACACCACCAACCACCGTACAACACCACCATTACCACAAAACCCTAATCCCATCTACCCCTCTCCAGAACAGCAGTTTGCAAACCCGTCACCGCAGTTCGCGGTGTCCCACGATCACTTTCCACGTCCAAGCTGGCTTCACCAGAAGCCAGACTCAGTGGAGGCAATGAGGGAGATGATATTCCGCATGGCAGCATTGCAGCCGGTCCAGATTGACCCGGAGTCTGTGAAACCGCCGAAGAGACGTAACGTTAAGATATCGAAGGACCCGCAAAGCGTAGCGGCTAGACACAGGAGGGAGAGGATTAGTGAGCGGATTAGGATACTGCAAAGATTAGTACCAGGTGGGACAAAGATGGACACAGCTTCAATGCTGGATGAAGCTGTTCAttacatgaagttcttgaaaaaACAAGTGGAATCGTTGGAACAGGCCGTGGTTGCTAGCGGTGGTGGCCGTGGTAATATGAGGACAACCGCGATGAACAACAACAACATTGTCGGGTTCTGTCCCACCAATATTACCAACATAAACCATCATAATTATGTGTTTAGAGCTTGTGGTGAGTCTGCTGGTCATATGGTGGGCTCTATGGAGTTGCTCAAGTGA